A genomic region of Homalodisca vitripennis isolate AUS2020 chromosome 5, UT_GWSS_2.1, whole genome shotgun sequence contains the following coding sequences:
- the LOC124361926 gene encoding uncharacterized protein LOC124361926 → MRLYSTCSSCYRCRTETRSGSCLLSSARWRRTVKTTGIRQVNGYLGTRWIVTIWPLYLLPISCTPAKPSTKEDMSAERVEERSDAINVVRTLIDNHRSLYQVSAELLDEVYVHMMDSHPEALDQLLQRRDLATDETEDLDVSTLSDERLATAGSRESLTEERLERKVWSREAFTHETAGMGGPDLDIKPRRERGRERRRWREDGRRRQDSEQSTPSRRTSSTSIGSEDPTMFRGKPGDMGVITASIKIPVPASSFTLNLDDSDIPFIEDSERHHIAFGVTRTSQRVSSESSQASTYIHQVTRDSAMGSSVSPPPHSVSSYSSGGVSSWGSSPPTSPDPTLPDESGTAIARITIPTKKTPDPQQRVMVQRVTIKSAGEVRQSYAELRKVETMTAESRHSREQPDPLTKSASVAAVTIRAPERTSITPSISSIGGAVLRSKTADIERMLKIQTASKQTKKTTGVTVVSVTSEEEKKMKRKYTDSRHLTRNLPQPTEVAGTVAGSVVEVTTSQQRRAGVVYKRRELISSEPKERKGFPN, encoded by the exons ATGAGGCTTTACAGCACCTGCTCCAGCTGTTACCGGTGCCGAACAGAGACACGCTCTGGGTCCTGCTTGCTTTCCTCAGCCAGGTGGCGCAGAACAGTGAAGACCACAGGGATACGTCAG GTGAATGGATACTTGGGAACAAGATGGATAGTAACAATTTGGCCACTCTATTTGCTCCCAATATCCTGCACGCCTGCAAAACCTTCGACCAAGGAAGACATGAGTGCAGAGAGGGTGGAGGAGCGCAGTGATGCCATCAATGTCGTCAGGACCCTGATAGATAACCACCGCAGTCTCTACCAG GTGTCAGCAGAGCTGCTGGACGAGGTGTATGTCCACATGATGGACTCACACCCTGAGGCTCTGGACCAACTACTGCAGAGGAGAGACCTGGCCACTGATGA GACTGAAGATCTTGATGTGAGCACATTGTCAGACGAGAGACTGGCGACCGCTGGCTCTCGTGAGAGTCTCACTGAGGAGAGATTGGAGCGCAAAGTTTGGTCTCGGGAGGCATTCACGCATGAGACTGCTGGTATGGGTGGTCCAGATCTCGATATCAAGCCAAGG AGGGAAAGAGGTAGAGAGCGGAGACGATGGCGGGAGGACGGCAGGCGGCGGCAGGACTCAGAGCAGTCGACACCTTCACGTCGCACTTCCTCCACCAGTATTGGCTCTGAGGATCCTACA ATGTTCCGAGGGAAGCCTGGAGACATGGGTGTGATCACTGCTAGCATCAAGATCCCTGTCCCTGCATCCTCCTTCACTCTCAACCTGGATGACTCAGACATCCCTTTCATAGAGGATTCAGAACGCCATCATATAGCCTTTG GGGTGACGAGGACATCTCAGCGGGTGTCTTCAGAATCATCTCAGGCATCGACGTACATCCATCAGGTGACCAGAGATTCTGCAATGGGCAGTTCAGTCAGTCCACCCCCCCACTCTGTCAGCAGTTACAGCAGTGGCGGGGTGTCCTCCTGGGGCTCCTCCCCTCCCACATCTCCTGATCCCACCCTACCCGATGAGTCCGGCACCGCCATCGCTCGAATCACCATTCCCACCAAGAAGACTCCAGATCCCCAGCAGAG GGTGATGGTGCAGAGGGTGACGATCAAGTCTGCGGGTGAGGTCCGCCAGAGCTACGCTGAGTTGCGGAAGGTGGAGACCATGACAGCAGAATCACGGCACAGTAGAGAGCAGCCGGACCCCCTCACGAAGAGTGCAAGCGTAGCGGCAGTGACAATCCGTGCGCCAGAGAGGACAAGCATTACCCCAAGCATTTCTAGCATCGGGGGTGCAGTTTTGCGTTCAAAAACCGCAGATATTGAGCGTATGCTGAAGATACAGACTGCTTCTAAACAGACAAAAAAGACTACGGGTGTTACAGTGGTGAGTGTGACGAGTGAGGAGGAGAAGAAGATGAAGCGGAAGTATACGGATAGCCGGCACCTGACCAGAAATCTACCCCAGCCAACAGAAGTGGCGGGGACAGTGGCGGGGTCAGTGGTGGAGGTGACCACTTCACAGCAGCGCAGGGCGGGCGTTGTGTACAAGCGGAGAGAACTGATATCCAGTGAGCCGAAAGAGAGGAAAGGCTTCCCTAACTGA